A window of Cryptomeria japonica chromosome 3, Sugi_1.0, whole genome shotgun sequence contains these coding sequences:
- the LOC131076439 gene encoding probable WRKY transcription factor 10 isoform X2, with protein MQRKERYFVMAPTVKQQTYLEVAKAQTLDLESESFQTNDFLSFSENESDEMEQKFVKPHLHITPPPPVTLPLHSGKSAVATTGLSEGTSKGKDSKRKFERGERYTFKTRSESDTLEDGYKWRKYGRKKVKNSPNPRNYYKCADSQCCVKKRVERDANDKGIVITTYEGKHNHQSPSIVYYIRKPFVVVPRHASFDQSPPLFYTSTYQPEFMFMNTT; from the exons ATGCAGAGAAAAGAAAGATATTTTGTCATGGCTCCGACTGTGAAGCAGCAAACATACTTAGAAGTAGCAAAAGCGCAGACGCTCGATCTGGAGTCAGAGTCCTTTCAGACTAACGATTTTCTTTCATTCAGTGAAAATGAATCGGATGAGATGGAGCAAAAATTTGTGAAACCCCATCTTCACATAACACCTCCTCCACCTGTAACTCTCCCTTTACATTCGGGCAAATCTGCTGTCGCCACAACGGGTCTATCCGAGGGAACCTC CAAGGGGAAGGACAGCAAGAGGAAGTTTGAAAGAGGTGAACGATATACATTTAAGACGAGATCTGAATCTGACACCCTGGAAGACGGGTATAAGTGGCGCAAATATGGGAGGAAAAAAGTAAAGAACAGCCCCAATCCCAG GAATTACTACAAGTGCGCCGATAGCCAGTGTTGCGTGAAGAAGAGGGTGGAACGGGATGCAAATGACAAAGGAATTGTAATAACCACGTATGAGGGAAAACACAATCATCAGAGTCCCTCCATAGTCTACTATATACGAAAGCCCTTTGTTGTTGTCCCACGCCACGCTTCCTTCGATCAATCTCCTCCTCTTTTTTACACTTCCACTTATCAACCAGAATTTATGTTCATGAATACAACTTAA
- the LOC131076439 gene encoding probable WRKY transcription factor 26 isoform X1 has protein sequence MQRKERYFVMAPTVKQQTYLEVAKAQTLDLESESFQTNDFLSFSENESDEMEQKFVKPHLHITPPPPVTLPLHSGKSAVATTGLSEGTSSKGKDSKRKFERGERYTFKTRSESDTLEDGYKWRKYGRKKVKNSPNPRNYYKCADSQCCVKKRVERDANDKGIVITTYEGKHNHQSPSIVYYIRKPFVVVPRHASFDQSPPLFYTSTYQPEFMFMNTT, from the exons ATGCAGAGAAAAGAAAGATATTTTGTCATGGCTCCGACTGTGAAGCAGCAAACATACTTAGAAGTAGCAAAAGCGCAGACGCTCGATCTGGAGTCAGAGTCCTTTCAGACTAACGATTTTCTTTCATTCAGTGAAAATGAATCGGATGAGATGGAGCAAAAATTTGTGAAACCCCATCTTCACATAACACCTCCTCCACCTGTAACTCTCCCTTTACATTCGGGCAAATCTGCTGTCGCCACAACGGGTCTATCCGAGGGAACCTC AAGCAAGGGGAAGGACAGCAAGAGGAAGTTTGAAAGAGGTGAACGATATACATTTAAGACGAGATCTGAATCTGACACCCTGGAAGACGGGTATAAGTGGCGCAAATATGGGAGGAAAAAAGTAAAGAACAGCCCCAATCCCAG GAATTACTACAAGTGCGCCGATAGCCAGTGTTGCGTGAAGAAGAGGGTGGAACGGGATGCAAATGACAAAGGAATTGTAATAACCACGTATGAGGGAAAACACAATCATCAGAGTCCCTCCATAGTCTACTATATACGAAAGCCCTTTGTTGTTGTCCCACGCCACGCTTCCTTCGATCAATCTCCTCCTCTTTTTTACACTTCCACTTATCAACCAGAATTTATGTTCATGAATACAACTTAA
- the LOC131076440 gene encoding probable WRKY transcription factor 43: MESEHSDRTARPKNIVLRLRSETESLEDGYAWKKYGQKSIKNKTYARSYFRCKERGCNVKKQTQRCCDDPEFVLISYQGLHNHSFKPESTLSCGYDLRVQFFQQVPDSRHQGTPNSSVSSVQ; the protein is encoded by the exons ATGGAGTCAGAACACAGTGACCGCACTGCTCGCCCCAAAAATATTGTGCTTCGACTGAGAAGTGAGACGGAGTCTTTGGAGGATGGGTATGCATGGAAAAAGTATGGCCAAAAGTCCATAAAAAACAAGACTTATGCACG GAGCTACTTTAGATGTAAGGAAAGAGGTTGCAATGTGAAAAAGCAAACACAGCGCTGCTGCGATGATCCAGAGTTCGTACTGATAAGTTACCAAGGACTACACAACCATTCTTTCAAGCCCGAGTCCACATTATCTTGTGGGTATGATCTGAGGGTGCAGTTCTTTCAGCAGGTGCCTGATAGTCGCCATCAAGGTACTCCAAATTCTTCTGTATCTTCTGTTCAGTAA